A genomic region of Gemmata massiliana contains the following coding sequences:
- a CDS encoding FG-GAP-like repeat-containing protein, with the protein MRNEPRLRAHRPRTGTALAAPALHLETLESRDVPAITIQFDYTYDTSGFFASHADARATLERAAADLGNTLTANLAAITPSGSNTWTATFFNPSGSGEISVANLNVAANTLKVFVGTRTTAGSEAGVGGPGGYRISGSTAWSSSILSRGHTGYAPWGGSLSFDASMSWYFGQSASGLTSNKADFYTVAVHELGHLLGIGTASQWTALVSGSTFRGAQSMAAYGGAVPLYTDGAHWADGITVGGKATVMDPILPQGVRVAWSALDAAALRDLGWNTVSAPTPPPTVKVPVAGTQPIAFTGNLDGTVSLFTVSNGTLTDTGTRFTPFVGYRGAIRVASGDFNGDGVTDYAFTTGAGPQTVVEIINGADGTLLMDQTIVFRGFTGGLFLAAGDIDRDGIDDLVISADAGAGPHIQTFRIVNGALQLQSSFFAFDNPAFRGGARVAVGDINRDGYDDVVVTTGGQAIGRVAVYSGAGLRNGTATRLIPDFNPFAGLWTGLNVAVGDMDGDGYAELAITPDRGGPAHVKIWSGATLTANSAVQASVLPLTASFYAFSPTDWNGARLAMSDTDGDGRDELFAASGNRLSSAARVFTYAQAVAGGAGASEVQPFNTTVTYDGVYVGLHLAPATTSDATTTDTTDTESHTVTVPPVTHKCMCGACAALAALTGTETGAAAMFSSVPVK; encoded by the coding sequence ATGCGGAATGAACCCCGCCTTCGCGCGCACCGTCCCCGCACCGGCACGGCACTCGCGGCCCCCGCTCTGCACCTCGAAACGCTGGAATCGCGCGACGTCCCCGCGATCACCATTCAGTTCGATTACACCTACGACACCAGCGGGTTCTTCGCGAGCCACGCGGACGCCCGTGCCACCCTCGAGCGCGCCGCCGCCGACCTGGGCAACACCCTGACCGCGAACCTGGCCGCGATCACCCCGTCCGGCTCGAACACCTGGACCGCGACGTTCTTCAACCCGTCCGGCTCCGGCGAGATCTCGGTCGCGAACCTGAACGTGGCCGCGAACACGCTGAAGGTGTTCGTCGGCACGCGCACGACCGCGGGGTCCGAGGCCGGGGTCGGGGGGCCGGGCGGGTACCGGATCTCCGGATCGACGGCGTGGTCGAGCTCGATCCTCTCGCGCGGCCACACCGGGTACGCGCCGTGGGGCGGGAGCCTCTCGTTCGATGCGTCGATGAGCTGGTACTTTGGCCAGTCCGCGTCCGGGCTGACCTCGAACAAGGCCGACTTCTACACCGTCGCCGTTCACGAACTCGGGCACCTGCTCGGGATCGGCACCGCGTCGCAGTGGACGGCCCTGGTGAGCGGGTCGACGTTCCGGGGCGCGCAGTCGATGGCCGCGTATGGCGGAGCGGTCCCGCTCTACACCGACGGCGCGCACTGGGCGGACGGTATCACGGTCGGCGGGAAAGCGACCGTGATGGACCCGATCCTCCCGCAGGGCGTGCGCGTCGCGTGGTCCGCGCTCGATGCCGCCGCGCTGCGCGACCTGGGCTGGAACACGGTCAGCGCGCCGACACCCCCGCCCACTGTGAAGGTGCCGGTCGCGGGGACGCAGCCGATCGCGTTCACGGGGAACCTGGACGGCACGGTGTCGCTGTTCACCGTTTCCAACGGCACGCTGACCGACACCGGCACGCGGTTCACGCCGTTCGTGGGCTACCGTGGCGCGATCCGCGTGGCGAGCGGCGACTTCAACGGGGATGGCGTCACCGATTATGCCTTCACCACGGGCGCCGGCCCGCAAACGGTGGTCGAAATCATCAACGGTGCGGACGGCACCCTGTTGATGGACCAGACGATCGTCTTCCGCGGGTTTACGGGCGGGCTGTTCCTCGCGGCCGGCGACATCGACCGCGACGGGATCGATGACCTCGTGATCTCCGCCGACGCGGGCGCCGGTCCGCACATTCAAACGTTCCGCATCGTGAACGGCGCGCTCCAACTTCAATCGAGTTTCTTCGCGTTCGACAACCCCGCGTTCCGCGGCGGTGCGCGGGTGGCAGTCGGCGACATCAACCGCGACGGTTACGATGACGTGGTGGTGACCACCGGTGGCCAAGCGATCGGTCGCGTGGCCGTGTACAGCGGGGCCGGGTTGCGGAACGGGACCGCCACGCGACTCATCCCGGACTTCAACCCGTTCGCGGGCCTGTGGACCGGTTTGAACGTGGCCGTGGGCGACATGGACGGCGACGGGTACGCGGAACTGGCCATCACGCCCGATCGCGGCGGCCCCGCGCACGTGAAGATCTGGTCGGGCGCGACCCTGACGGCGAATTCCGCAGTACAGGCGAGCGTACTCCCGCTCACGGCGAGCTTCTACGCATTCTCGCCAACGGACTGGAACGGCGCGCGTCTCGCGATGAGTGACACCGACGGCGACGGCCGCGACGAGCTGTTCGCCGCGAGCGGGAACCGGCTTTCTTCGGCGGCCCGTGTGTTCACTTACGCCCAGGCCGTTGCGGGCGGGGCCGGGGCGTCGGAAGTGCAGCCGTTCAACACCACGGTCACCTACGACGGCGTGTACGTCGGGCTGCACCTAGCCCCAGCGACCACGTCCGACGCGACGACCACCGATACGACCGACACCGAATCCCACACGGTCACGGTCCCGCCGGTCACGCACAAGTGTATGTGCGGGGCGTGTGCGGCCCTGGCCGCGCTAACGGGCACCGAAACTGGCGCAGCCGCGATGTTCTCGTCCGTCCCAGTGAAGTGA
- a CDS encoding ATP-binding cassette domain-containing protein, with protein MYTTRMSDSQSVFELTRATVVRGGAKVFCEFDWTVREGEAWAVTGPTGSGKTALAEALLGRHPLNGGELHWPLFERLRAGGRKIDYPSQVVAHVTFREDSRLFSYAGRYYQQRFEFSDSETPLSLEQFLRTGTSASGTELAAVCARFGIADLLPQPFMTLSNGQTRRSRLARAMLSKPEVLVLDDPFIGLDATARADLAALLHELVNDRKRLVLICREDMVPGWITNVLRLGGEGEPTRLTPFPRKEGGTDPNAADTKQSSAVLSPSPLRGGVGEGLQAATPVIELRNVTVAHAGHTILDRVSWTVRAGERWAVLGPNGSGKTTLLSLLCGDHPQAYSNDIQLFGRRRGTGETIWDVKRNVGLLSPEFHLYFTEPLTADRATATGFFDAVADHDTTPEQNARVGELFAAFGITHLAGRAFKALSTGEQRLVLLARALVKRPPLVILDEPFQGLDATATARGRLWLETEIGPDQTLLFVTHELSELPGTVNQTLRLQKGRVV; from the coding sequence ATGTATACCACCCGCATGAGCGATTCACAGAGCGTGTTTGAACTGACCCGCGCGACCGTGGTCCGTGGGGGCGCGAAGGTCTTCTGCGAGTTCGACTGGACCGTGCGCGAGGGCGAAGCGTGGGCCGTGACCGGTCCGACGGGGAGCGGGAAAACGGCGCTCGCCGAAGCGCTCCTCGGGCGCCACCCGCTCAACGGCGGCGAGTTGCACTGGCCGCTGTTTGAGCGACTCCGCGCGGGCGGTCGGAAGATCGATTACCCCTCGCAAGTGGTGGCTCACGTTACATTTCGGGAGGACTCGCGGCTGTTCTCCTACGCGGGTCGGTATTACCAACAGCGGTTTGAATTTTCCGACAGCGAGACGCCGCTATCGCTGGAGCAGTTCTTGCGCACGGGGACCAGCGCGAGCGGGACCGAACTCGCGGCCGTTTGTGCGCGGTTCGGGATCGCGGACCTGCTCCCGCAGCCGTTCATGACGCTCTCGAACGGTCAGACGCGCCGGTCCCGGCTCGCCCGCGCGATGCTCTCGAAACCGGAAGTGCTGGTGCTCGACGACCCGTTTATCGGACTCGACGCCACCGCGCGCGCCGACCTCGCCGCGCTGTTGCACGAACTGGTCAACGACAGGAAGCGCCTGGTGCTGATTTGCCGCGAGGACATGGTGCCGGGTTGGATCACAAACGTGCTGCGGTTGGGGGGAGAGGGAGAACCTACCCGCCTAACCCCCTTCCCTAGGAAGGAAGGAGGAACAGATCCAAATGCGGCAGACACAAAGCAATCTTCGGCTGTTTTAAGCCCCTCTCCGCTTAGGGGAGGGGTTGGGGAGGGGTTACAGGCAGCCACCCCCGTCATCGAACTGCGCAACGTGACCGTCGCGCACGCGGGGCACACGATCCTGGACCGCGTGTCGTGGACCGTGCGCGCGGGGGAGCGGTGGGCCGTGCTGGGGCCGAACGGGAGCGGGAAGACGACGCTGCTCAGTCTGCTGTGCGGCGACCACCCGCAGGCGTACTCGAACGACATCCAGTTGTTCGGTCGGCGCCGCGGGACGGGCGAAACCATCTGGGACGTGAAGCGGAACGTCGGGCTGTTGTCGCCGGAGTTTCACCTGTACTTCACCGAGCCGCTCACCGCGGACCGCGCCACAGCGACGGGTTTCTTCGACGCGGTCGCCGACCACGACACCACGCCCGAACAGAACGCCCGCGTGGGGGAGCTGTTCGCAGCGTTCGGGATCACGCACCTCGCGGGCCGCGCGTTCAAGGCGCTCTCGACCGGCGAACAGCGGCTCGTGCTGCTCGCTCGCGCGTTGGTGAAGCGCCCGCCGCTCGTGATCCTGGACGAACCGTTCCAGGGGCTGGACGCGACCGCGACCGCGCGCGGCCGTTTGTGGCTCGAAACCGAAATCGGCCCCGACCAGACGCTCCTGTTCGTCACCCACGAACTGAGCGAACTGCCGGGCACGGTGAATCAGACCCTGCGTTTACAGAAGGGGCGCGTGGTGTAG
- a CDS encoding RNA polymerase sigma factor — MPPDELIRLLHATYAAPHEGVTDAELLGRCAAGKDDAAFELLMRRHADLVWRVCCSVVREVHTAEDTFQATFLLVARNARAFSGRGTAAGWLYRIARHVALKVRARCTRFQLADLDSVTSADPPHTISAEITQLLHEELGRLAEKYRVPLVLCYLEGHTHAEAARHLGWPVGTVATRIARGRERLRDRLTRRGVVLSTTGLTTALSAGPVSAAPTSLVAVTAGAIAADTLAPAVWHLAHGVPTLMTRTRIATLAAIIAGVVIAAGTVFALVVPVDPPAPPFRWAQRQRRKRSPFRKCTRPALVFKLWPPRLPRPSWRRFSKQPRVGR; from the coding sequence ATGCCGCCCGACGAGTTGATCCGCCTCCTCCACGCGACCTACGCCGCTCCGCACGAGGGGGTGACCGACGCCGAACTTCTCGGCCGCTGTGCAGCGGGGAAGGACGACGCGGCGTTCGAGCTACTCATGCGGCGGCACGCGGACTTGGTCTGGCGGGTCTGCTGTTCGGTGGTGCGCGAAGTTCACACCGCGGAGGATACGTTTCAGGCGACATTTCTCTTGGTCGCCCGCAACGCTCGGGCATTCTCCGGTCGAGGAACCGCGGCGGGGTGGCTCTACCGGATCGCCCGCCACGTCGCACTGAAGGTCCGCGCCCGTTGCACCCGGTTCCAGCTCGCTGACCTTGATTCCGTGACTTCCGCCGATCCGCCCCACACGATCTCGGCCGAGATCACCCAATTGCTTCACGAGGAGCTGGGGCGGCTCGCGGAGAAGTATCGCGTTCCGCTGGTGCTGTGCTACCTGGAGGGGCACACCCACGCGGAGGCGGCCCGGCACCTCGGCTGGCCGGTCGGGACGGTAGCCACGCGGATCGCACGCGGCCGGGAGCGTCTGCGCGACCGACTCACCCGGCGCGGGGTGGTGCTCTCGACAACTGGGCTCACCACGGCCCTCAGCGCCGGGCCGGTGTCGGCGGCCCCAACTTCACTCGTCGCTGTCACCGCCGGCGCTATTGCCGCCGACACTCTGGCGCCGGCCGTTTGGCACCTCGCTCACGGAGTTCCGACACTCATGACCCGCACACGAATCGCGACTCTCGCGGCAATTATCGCCGGTGTCGTTATTGCTGCCGGGACCGTCTTCGCGTTGGTCGTGCCGGTTGATCCGCCGGCCCCCCCCTTTCGGTGGGCTCAAAGGCAGAGAAGGAAGAGAAGCCCGTTCCGCAAATGCACCCGGCCGGCCCTGGTGTTCAAGCTTTGGCCTCCGCGTCTACCGAGGCCGTCGTGGCGGAGGTTCTCGAAACAACCCCGCGTAGGGCGATAG
- a CDS encoding RNA recognition motif domain-containing protein produces MKKLYVGNLPFNATSDELREMFSAYGRVLSATICTDRETGNSRGFAFVELAEGAEEAIQGLHQAQFGGRSLTVNEAKPREGGSSGGARGGSGAGRGGYSRSY; encoded by the coding sequence TTGAAGAAGCTCTATGTTGGCAACCTGCCGTTCAACGCTACCTCCGACGAACTGCGTGAGATGTTCTCCGCTTACGGCCGGGTGTTGAGCGCGACCATCTGCACGGACCGCGAGACCGGCAACAGCCGCGGGTTCGCGTTCGTCGAGCTGGCCGAGGGTGCCGAGGAAGCGATCCAGGGCTTGCACCAGGCCCAGTTCGGTGGTCGCAGCCTGACTGTAAACGAGGCCAAGCCCCGTGAGGGCGGGTCGTCCGGTGGGGCACGAGGCGGCTCCGGTGCGGGCCGCGGCGGGTACTCCCGCAGCTACTGA
- the glgA gene encoding glycogen synthase GlgA, which yields MAGLRVLVAASEGGGFAKTGGLADVAGALPAAPARRGDSVSVVMPLYNSVRRSGVPIERTGIVLPVPMGDRVLACRVHRSYLPGTTVPVFLIEHGPYFERDDPASGRGLYQEQGWDGKQDYGDNGARFVFFCRAVMELVPHIGFAPDIIHANDWQTGLIPAYLAETHRHSPGYQRIRSVFTIHNIAYQGSYPRDLMNYTGLPGWLYNPGQLEHFGLNFLKAGIVFADAVNTVSPTYAREIQTSEFGYGLEGLLGHLHWKLSGIVNGCDYEHWNPARDLRIAAQYTPETVFEKKPRCKADLQHRFHLPGKPSAPVLGVIARLVAQKGIDIILSAAQGFLDLGCQLVVLGDGDREYHDQLQALRDRYPDQVGIYLGFNETLAHVIEAGSDLFLMPSRYEPCGLNQMYSLKYGTPPVVRSTGGLADTVVNATEENLADRRATGFSFNDYTASALYETVRWALTLYRDRPKDFRQIVTTAMVQDWSWDRSAEAYERLYRRVAGIG from the coding sequence GTGGCGGGGTTGCGCGTACTGGTAGCGGCGAGCGAGGGGGGCGGATTCGCCAAAACGGGGGGGCTGGCGGACGTCGCAGGGGCGCTGCCCGCGGCCCCGGCCCGGCGCGGGGACTCCGTTTCCGTTGTGATGCCGTTGTACAACTCGGTGCGCCGGTCCGGGGTGCCGATCGAGCGCACGGGGATCGTGCTCCCGGTTCCGATGGGCGACCGCGTGCTCGCGTGCCGCGTGCATCGTTCGTATCTGCCGGGCACGACCGTGCCGGTGTTTCTGATCGAGCACGGCCCCTACTTCGAGCGCGACGACCCGGCCTCCGGGCGCGGGCTGTACCAGGAACAGGGGTGGGACGGGAAGCAGGACTACGGCGACAACGGCGCGCGGTTCGTCTTCTTCTGCCGTGCCGTGATGGAACTGGTCCCGCACATCGGGTTCGCCCCGGACATCATCCACGCGAACGACTGGCAAACGGGCCTCATCCCGGCCTACCTCGCCGAGACGCACCGCCACAGCCCCGGGTACCAGCGCATCCGGTCGGTGTTCACCATTCACAACATCGCGTACCAGGGTTCGTACCCGCGCGACCTGATGAACTACACCGGACTCCCCGGGTGGCTGTACAACCCCGGCCAGCTCGAGCACTTCGGGCTGAACTTCCTCAAAGCCGGCATCGTGTTCGCGGACGCGGTGAATACCGTTAGCCCGACCTACGCACGCGAGATCCAAACCTCCGAGTTCGGCTACGGACTGGAGGGGCTGCTCGGGCACCTGCACTGGAAGCTGTCCGGCATCGTGAACGGGTGCGACTACGAGCACTGGAACCCGGCCCGCGACCTGCGCATCGCCGCGCAGTACACGCCGGAAACCGTGTTCGAGAAGAAGCCGCGCTGCAAGGCGGACCTCCAGCACCGGTTCCACCTGCCCGGGAAGCCCAGCGCGCCCGTCCTGGGGGTGATCGCCCGCCTCGTGGCCCAGAAGGGCATCGACATCATCCTCAGCGCGGCGCAGGGGTTCCTCGACCTCGGGTGCCAGCTCGTGGTGCTCGGCGACGGCGACCGGGAGTACCACGACCAGCTCCAGGCGCTCCGCGACCGGTACCCGGATCAGGTCGGCATCTACCTCGGGTTCAACGAAACGCTCGCGCACGTGATCGAAGCGGGGAGCGACCTGTTCCTCATGCCGAGCCGTTACGAACCGTGCGGCCTAAATCAGATGTACAGCCTGAAGTACGGTACGCCACCGGTGGTGCGCTCCACCGGCGGGCTGGCGGACACCGTGGTGAACGCGACCGAGGAGAACCTCGCGGACCGGCGCGCGACCGGGTTCAGTTTCAACGACTACACCGCGAGCGCGCTCTATGAAACGGTGCGCTGGGCGCTGACGCTGTACCGCGACCGGCCCAAGGACTTCAGACAGATCGTGACCACCGCGATGGTCCAGGACTGGAGCTGGGACCGCAGCGCTGAGGCCTACGAGCGCCTGTACCGCCGAGTCGCCGGGATCGGTTAA
- a CDS encoding sigma-70 family RNA polymerase sigma factor, translating to MITFKNSALKELTEQQTRFATAARRQLQIANAQKLLGEIESGRAYPYQYVCYRVTDYRSEAYPDLLLSGDDLKHDLAQFIRRVERSVPPQPIEQTVEPMLTLDEVSKRFNVSTKTISRWRVKGLAARRVKVNGRSQLGFPTVAVERFVAEHKVLVEKGARFSHLTDDEKEGILRLARELRDAGGTLTEVSKKIANQLSRSPEAVRYTIKNFDRGHPDGALYPNVAGPLSDAAKQEIYLAKRQHEIDMKNAKPTGDTVNLIAKRFGRARSSMYRVVNEVRAKELVRQPVDYIYNAEFDDPTRESEMLADMPGLAEFDAKRAGKTPPKDVPPHMAHLYEWPLLTKEQEQHVFRKMNFLKHLLHKLQDAMDPAKARVQDLVRIDELKDGIRDCRDVLINCNQRLVYAQAKQKLALGEHIDDLVSDGNLSLMRAVEKFDYGRGNKFSTYATWAIMKNFARSIPDAKTHKQRYMTGHDDLFEAKADVRTDEQEVLALADQARSRVNRLLEHLDARTREVIRMRTGLDGSEEMTLEQIGQHFGITKERVRQINVRGMKMLREWAAKENVEVP from the coding sequence GTGATTACTTTCAAGAACTCAGCCCTGAAGGAACTGACCGAGCAACAGACCCGGTTCGCCACCGCCGCGCGCCGGCAGCTCCAGATCGCCAACGCCCAGAAGCTCTTGGGCGAAATCGAATCGGGTCGGGCGTACCCGTACCAATACGTTTGTTACCGCGTTACCGATTACCGGTCAGAGGCCTACCCGGACCTCCTGCTGTCGGGCGACGACCTCAAGCACGACCTCGCACAGTTCATCCGGCGCGTCGAGCGATCAGTCCCGCCGCAGCCGATCGAGCAGACCGTTGAGCCGATGCTCACGCTCGATGAGGTGAGCAAGCGATTTAACGTTTCTACGAAGACCATTTCTCGGTGGCGCGTGAAAGGTCTAGCCGCCCGCCGGGTGAAAGTTAATGGGCGCAGCCAACTGGGGTTCCCGACGGTGGCCGTGGAACGGTTCGTCGCGGAACACAAAGTGCTCGTCGAGAAGGGTGCGCGGTTCAGCCACCTGACCGACGACGAAAAGGAAGGTATTCTGCGGCTGGCACGCGAACTGCGTGACGCCGGTGGGACGCTCACGGAGGTGAGCAAGAAGATCGCGAATCAGTTGAGCCGCAGCCCGGAGGCCGTGCGCTACACGATCAAGAACTTCGATCGCGGGCACCCCGACGGGGCACTGTACCCGAACGTGGCCGGCCCGCTGAGTGATGCCGCGAAGCAGGAGATCTACTTGGCCAAGCGACAGCACGAAATCGATATGAAGAACGCCAAACCCACGGGGGATACCGTGAACCTCATTGCCAAACGATTCGGCCGCGCCCGGTCCAGCATGTACCGGGTGGTGAACGAGGTGCGGGCCAAGGAACTGGTTCGCCAGCCGGTCGATTACATATACAACGCCGAGTTCGACGACCCGACCCGCGAGTCCGAGATGCTCGCCGACATGCCCGGGCTGGCCGAGTTCGATGCCAAGCGCGCCGGCAAGACCCCGCCGAAGGACGTGCCGCCACACATGGCACACCTGTACGAGTGGCCGCTGCTCACGAAGGAGCAGGAGCAGCACGTGTTCCGGAAGATGAACTTCCTGAAGCACTTGCTCCACAAGCTCCAGGACGCGATGGACCCCGCGAAGGCCCGGGTGCAGGATTTGGTTCGCATCGACGAACTGAAGGACGGCATCCGCGACTGCCGCGACGTGCTCATCAACTGCAACCAGCGGCTCGTGTACGCCCAGGCGAAGCAGAAGCTCGCGCTCGGGGAGCACATCGACGACCTCGTGAGCGACGGCAACCTGTCGCTGATGCGGGCGGTCGAGAAGTTCGACTACGGTCGCGGTAACAAGTTCAGCACCTACGCGACGTGGGCCATCATGAAGAACTTCGCCCGGTCGATCCCGGACGCGAAGACCCACAAACAGCGGTACATGACCGGCCACGATGACCTGTTTGAAGCCAAGGCTGACGTGCGGACCGACGAGCAGGAGGTTCTGGCGCTCGCGGACCAAGCCCGGTCCCGCGTGAACCGGCTCCTCGAACACCTGGACGCACGCACGCGGGAAGTGATCCGGATGCGGACCGGTCTGGACGGGTCCGAGGAAATGACGCTGGAGCAGATCGGCCAGCACTTCGGGATCACGAAGGAGCGGGTGCGCCAGATCAACGTTCGCGGGATGAAGATGCTCCGCGAATGGGCGGCGAAGGAAAACGTCGAAGTGCCGTAA
- a CDS encoding thiamine-phosphate kinase: MPNEFEYIAWLRSQTPADARVRIGPGDDCAALAPPARELLVTTDMLMDGTDFILSEVDPRRVGRKAMAVNLSDIAAMAGIPIAAVVSVALPRPTPPSPLPEGKGEQAREITELEATSADSSFSPFPSGRGDGGVGSSDGPFSSGGVSLPKQLYLGLRDIADAFGVPIVGGDTNTWTNKLVISVTALGEATARGPVRRSGAKPGDWLFVTGPLGGSILGHHLDFTPRVREALLLHEAVELRAMLDISDGLAADLNHICEESKCGAVVVAEAIPISDAARELSRTSGKTPLQHALGDGEDFELVFAVSPTDGTKLLHQPPVPGLAKIGECIEAGLWIEENGERKSLAPTGWVHAL, translated from the coding sequence ATGCCAAATGAGTTTGAGTACATCGCGTGGTTGCGATCACAAACGCCGGCCGACGCGCGCGTGCGGATCGGTCCCGGTGACGACTGTGCCGCGCTCGCGCCGCCCGCGCGCGAGTTACTCGTCACGACCGACATGCTGATGGACGGCACGGACTTCATTCTCTCGGAAGTCGATCCGCGCCGGGTCGGGCGCAAGGCAATGGCGGTGAACTTGAGCGACATCGCGGCAATGGCCGGGATCCCCATCGCGGCCGTCGTGAGCGTGGCGCTCCCTCGACCTACCCCCCCATCCCCCCTCCCTGAAGGGAAGGGGGAGCAGGCGCGAGAAATCACTGAACTTGAGGCTACGTCGGCCGACAGTTCTTTCTCCCCCTTCCCTTCAGGGAGGGGCGATGGGGGGGTAGGTTCTTCCGACGGCCCCTTCTCTTCCGGAGGCGTCAGCCTCCCAAAACAGCTCTACCTCGGCCTGCGCGACATAGCCGACGCCTTCGGTGTCCCGATCGTGGGTGGCGACACCAACACCTGGACCAATAAGCTCGTGATCTCGGTCACGGCACTCGGCGAAGCCACCGCGCGCGGCCCGGTGCGGCGCAGCGGCGCGAAGCCGGGCGACTGGTTGTTCGTGACCGGTCCGCTCGGCGGTAGCATTTTGGGCCACCACCTGGATTTCACCCCGCGCGTGCGCGAAGCGCTCCTTCTGCACGAAGCGGTCGAACTGCGGGCGATGCTCGACATCAGCGACGGCCTCGCCGCGGACTTGAACCACATCTGTGAAGAGAGCAAATGCGGCGCGGTCGTAGTGGCCGAAGCCATCCCTATTTCTGACGCCGCGCGCGAACTGAGTCGCACGTCGGGCAAGACGCCACTTCAGCACGCACTGGGCGACGGCGAAGACTTCGAGTTGGTGTTCGCAGTGTCGCCGACGGACGGCACGAAGTTACTGCATCAGCCGCCGGTGCCAGGGCTGGCCAAAATCGGCGAGTGTATCGAAGCGGGTTTATGGATCGAAGAAAATGGAGAGCGGAAATCGCTCGCGCCGACGGGATGGGTACACGCGCTGTGA
- a CDS encoding metallophosphoesterase family protein — MRLGILSDTHDELERTQIAVGLLREAGAETLIHCGDLASPAIVAVISVLPSWFVFGNHDSDMVPHLERAATEFGVDCLGWGGVIEVVGVRIGVSHGHMRGDVRRVLAAQPDYFLSGHSHIAADVVDGGVRRINPGALHRADAFTVALLNTGNGELQFLPVPG, encoded by the coding sequence ATGCGTCTGGGCATTCTGTCCGACACGCACGACGAACTGGAACGCACGCAGATCGCCGTTGGGCTGTTGCGCGAAGCGGGCGCCGAGACACTGATTCATTGTGGTGATTTGGCGTCACCGGCGATCGTGGCGGTAATTAGCGTGCTGCCGAGTTGGTTCGTGTTCGGCAATCACGATTCGGACATGGTCCCGCACCTCGAACGAGCCGCTACCGAGTTCGGTGTTGATTGCTTGGGTTGGGGCGGCGTGATCGAGGTAGTCGGCGTGCGCATTGGCGTGTCCCACGGTCACATGCGCGGGGACGTCCGCCGGGTGCTGGCCGCACAACCCGATTATTTCCTGTCTGGTCACTCGCACATCGCGGCTGATGTTGTGGACGGTGGGGTGCGTCGAATTAACCCCGGCGCCCTTCACCGCGCCGATGCGTTCACTGTCGCGCTGCTGAACACGGGGAACGGGGAATTGCAGTTCCTGCCTGTACCGGGATAG